A window of Candidatus Palauibacter soopunensis contains these coding sequences:
- a CDS encoding TonB-dependent receptor — MRPADVIEGENSAIIPQELDARHGLAPDAYIEHETELGPLGIRYGLRATGFIRQGEATVYGYLNDEPVVYHPELGRYDPGVVTDSTRYGPGESIASYWGLEPRLGLRLRVGSASSLKASYSRTRQYMRLVTNTNSPTPLDLWDIVGPWVEPHIADQVALGYVTTLSRSRYSVSGEVYYKRAQHLIDYVDGADLWVPRQLETMLLPGEGRGYGLELLLRKTQGRLRGWASYTLARTEQRTPGLTRRDPGINGGSWYPAPFDRTHDFALTGLYELSDTWSVGANFIFATGLPTTFPTARYEFAGVILGTFGSRNAERLPDYHRLDLSATKRLGRGELRFGVFNIYNRFNAQALAFRQREDSPIVTEAVETAVFGLVPSLSYRFRF; from the coding sequence GTGCGGCCCGCCGACGTCATCGAGGGCGAGAACTCGGCGATCATCCCTCAGGAACTCGACGCGCGTCACGGCCTGGCGCCCGATGCGTACATCGAACACGAGACGGAGCTGGGGCCCCTCGGGATTCGCTACGGGTTACGCGCGACGGGGTTCATTCGGCAGGGCGAAGCCACCGTCTACGGCTATCTCAACGACGAGCCCGTCGTCTATCACCCGGAACTGGGCCGCTACGATCCGGGCGTCGTGACGGACAGCACGCGCTATGGGCCGGGGGAGAGCATCGCCTCGTACTGGGGTCTCGAGCCGCGGCTCGGGCTGCGCCTGCGGGTCGGATCCGCCTCGTCGCTCAAGGCCAGCTACTCGCGAACGCGGCAGTACATGCGGCTCGTCACGAACACGAACTCGCCCACCCCCCTGGACCTGTGGGACATCGTCGGCCCCTGGGTGGAACCGCATATTGCCGACCAGGTCGCGCTGGGCTACGTGACGACGTTGTCACGGTCGCGGTACTCGGTCTCCGGCGAGGTCTACTACAAGCGGGCCCAGCATCTCATCGACTATGTGGACGGGGCCGATCTCTGGGTGCCGCGGCAGCTTGAGACGATGTTGCTGCCCGGCGAGGGGCGCGGGTACGGCCTCGAACTCCTGCTCAGGAAGACGCAGGGCCGGCTGCGCGGATGGGCGAGCTACACGCTGGCGCGCACCGAGCAGCGGACGCCGGGGCTGACCCGGCGGGATCCCGGCATCAACGGGGGAAGCTGGTATCCGGCGCCCTTCGACCGGACTCACGATTTCGCGCTCACGGGACTGTACGAACTCAGCGATACCTGGAGCGTCGGCGCCAACTTCATCTTCGCGACGGGTCTCCCCACGACCTTCCCCACGGCGCGCTACGAGTTCGCCGGCGTCATCCTGGGTACGTTCGGATCTCGCAACGCGGAGCGCCTCCCGGACTATCACCGGCTCGACCTGTCGGCCACGAAGCGGCTGGGACGCGGGGAACTCCGGTTCGGCGTATTCAACATCTACAACCGCTTCAACGCGCAGGCGCTCGCATTCCGCCAGAGGGAGGATTCCCCCATCGTGACGGAGGCGGTCGAGACCGCCGTGTTCGGCCTGGTTCCGAGCCTCAGCTACAGGTTCCGCTTCTGA